The sequence below is a genomic window from Oncorhynchus nerka isolate Pitt River linkage group LG7, Oner_Uvic_2.0, whole genome shotgun sequence.
ATTATTGTGGTTTGCACATGATCATAATCTTCTCTAAATATTTTGCTCTATGTGGTGATCACTTTAGTTAGGAATTCGTAGTAGTATTTTCTACAAATGTATTCCAATGACTAGCTGGTCAACGACtttatatgcacacacacacacacacacacacacacacacacacacacacacacacacacacacacacacacacacacacacacacacacacacacacagggtaaggCCAAACTCAACATAATGTTGAAAAATGAACAGATCACATTTGCTTAGACACACAGGTGTGGTCAGGGTCTGCAGTAGCCCAGTAATGGATTGAAGGAGCATAACGTTACTCCTTATAGTCCAACGACCGCATATGTTCTGTTTAGAGGCATATTGGCTCCGGCAAGCCGAAACAACATCTTTCTCACACTTATTCTTCAGAATAGAGTGCcctagggctcccgagtggcacagaggtctaaggcactgaatctcagtgcaaggggtgtccctacagtccctggttcgaatctaggctgtatcacagccggccatgattgggagtcccatagggtgctAATAAGTTGGCTCGGCTTCGTCCggttttggccagggtaggccgtcattgtaaataagaatttgttcttaactgacttgcccagttaaaagAATATGAAGCAGTAAGCCACAGCGAGGCCTCACTTTTAGCCACTTATCGGAGCTCTTGACATGATGACGTCATAGTGCACCATTCAAAGACAAGGGCCATTGTGCCACTGTAGTGTTATTGGGGGAAGGGGTGCTTTTGTAGTTGCGCGGGAGCTGGTTCTTGAATCAACACAGTTGTTCTCAGAATGTTGTACTTTTGTTGACTTCATGGTATTGGGGTAGGAAGCTGGGGGTGGATCACGAGGGGAATCTCGGGAATCTCTTCTTGGTAGAGTCTGGCATTGGATTTACTGTTCCACATGGGAGGCAACAACCTATAGGAATGATTTTTAGCACATGGCTGAGGGGAGGGGCCATGCATAAATACAGTCAGAGTCTGAGAGTGAAAGAGCGTATACAGGAAGACTCACATGCTGTCACTAATAGACATATTTCCCTactctaacagacagacagacagacagacagacagacagacagacagacagacagacagacagacagacagacagacagacagacagtcacttGACCACTTCTCGCCCCCTGTTGGTATCATCTCCGGCTCACTCTTTCTTCAGAGAGcctgagctttctctctctctccgatccAGCTCTTCCCTCTTCTGTCTTATGCCTAAACGTATCTCCCTTCTCCTCTGTCTCGTCCTGCGAGAGGTCGTtagctcactctgtctctcttgtctgtATTCTTGTCTATTTTATACCTCTTTTAttactattttttattttgttagttttttttactctgcattgttgggaagggctcgtaagcaagtctacaccagttgtattcggtgcatgtaacaaatacaatttgattttcccTTGCTCCCTCTCCTACTTTATATGATTGAAAACTGTTCAAGTTGACCTGTCTCgtccttgctctctttctctcgctctctttctctctctttttctcttgttctttctccctttctcatgCCATATTTagcttttgtctgtctgtctgtctctgtctgtctttatgaTGCTGGTTTATTGTCAgcctttttttctctttctccctccctgcaTTGGGTTAATTATATTAGGCACGACTGGACTTCTTCAAGGAGAATACTTCCCTACAGTTATTATCAGTAATCAAACCTGATCACCAATGGTTTGATTTACTTTAGCACTTTAGGCTTTCTGAGGGTTTTAGCCTGTTATTTTAATCGTTTGTTTTCACACCATGGGTGGAAataggagacaaagggctgtgagacagaggtttaatcctagacacatgaaaagtgggatgtatacggagggtgcggggcaacagaagacaaatagcaGAGGGACTAAGGATTTTAGAGATTGAGTCAATAAGGGGGTTTACGGGACTCTACCCAGAGGGGCAGATCCCGGGTGGaaagccataccctctgcccgagACGATAGCGGGAGCCGGGGTCTGGTGGTGGTCCGCCTGTGGCcgagcagggaagggtgttgcgGATGTATTCCACCCATACAAGTTGCTGGCttcaggtggtggggttggcggagAGGAGGCAACAAAGAGCTATCTCCAGGTCCTgatagactgggggtgaaaacctgaggacaggctggccgactAACCAACgagggtgcagaacgccttccagaactgggacgagaactgaggaccaAGATCAGAGACCATGTCGACCATGTCGACCGGAAGTCCATGAATCCGGAAGACGTGTTGCATGAGCATGGCAGCCTCCTTGGTTGAGGGTAGCTTGGGAAGGGGAATAAAATTGGTGGCTTTAGAAAACCTATTCACCACCATAAGGATGGTGGTGTTGCCATCTGATAGAGGAAGCCTTATTctgcacacacacagtgcaggcgGCGACGAAAGAGGAGATGTCAGAAACCATGATGGGCCACCAAACACATTGTCGGAAGAACGCCAGGGCCCGACGGGAGCCAGGATGGCAGGTGAGTCTAGAGGAACATTCCCGTTCCAGGACCGAGGATTGGGCAGAGTCCTGGACAAACGTCCGGTCAGATGGTGTAGCAGTGGGGCTATACAGGCGTGAGAGCGCGTCAGGCTTCCCATTCTTGGACCCAGGGTGGTAGGAGATAGTAAAGTTAAAACGAGTGAATAACAGGGCCAATCGAGCCTGCCTTGAGTTGAGGCAGCATTTATATACTAGAAATTAGGAATATTTTGGGAACTAAAAACTTTCTCAATTTCTatatgatttattacaatattttgTTACTTGAGCCAGTAAAGAGGAccttactattcttaggtagcataattacttttgcttccctacaagcctgagggcacacactttgtagtaggcttagattgaagatatggcaaataggagtggcaagatcgtccactattatcctcagtcattttccatccaagttgtcaaaCACCAGTGGCTtgttattgttgatagacaacaataattttttcacttcttccacactcactttacgaaATGAaaattgtctttcataatttgatcaCTTATACTTGGATGTATAGAGTCAGAGTTTGTTGTTGGCATGTCATGtctaaatttgctaatcttgccaatgaaaaaaataattaaagtagATGGCactatcagtgggttttgtgattcaatgaatgatggagctgagtttgtcTTTTTACCCAAAATTTAATTTGtgttccaaagctttttactatcattctttatgtcatttatctttgtttcatcgtTTAGTTTCTTCATCTTTTTATTCAGTTTCGTCACTTGATTTCTCAATTTGctgtacgtttgccaatcggttcaGATTTGCAATTCCTTCAAAATGGGTGCGGTCCAGAAATGATTTAAATCAAATGGAACGACCCTTATGCCACTACCGTTGATTCATTGTTCTGTCACTGTTTATGATTTGAACTTATTTGTGCTGTAATAGAGCCCCCTGTTTTATTATGAGCCAAATCCTAATTTTAGACATGCACGTAGGCCTACAACTCGAACTCAAGCTAATATCATCCATTGGCCTCAACTGAAGATATATCTGAACATTTGAGTTGCGGGTGCACATCTGAAGCACATCTCAATattggtggtattatacattttgcttatagatatgtagtggtgtaattatgtaatatgatgtactgtttgtttttgtgtgaTGTGCGTTTGTGTGAAGAGTCACTGCTGCCAAGGTGATCCATAATaaagaccccccccccaaaagtcaGGATTCAATTTATCCCCTAtgcccctcaaactcaactctggacctcgaagccagttacactgttttgtttttcattgttcccctctaacccGGGACGCCAGGTGTAtgcaattcattatcaggtagaacagaaaaccagcaggccccggacctcgtagggtaagagttgaatacccctgcatGCTATCACGTTTGCCTTAGAACTGTGATATTAattgttttctttctctctttgttcaGGTCCCGACCTGGTGAAGCGATAGTTGAGCGCACCATGCAGTACTTGGACTTCAACCAGCAGTAATATATAGTGGGTGGAAACGGAGGGATAAATAAACTGGGGAGAAAAAGAGAAGTATGGCCGTCTTTAATATGCTTGAGAATGTGGAAGACCTCTATGAGATCGGAGAAGTACTTGGGAGGTAAGGATGGACATTATAAAAGGTCTTCTTGCATTACTTTTCAAGGTCAATTTTGCATATGCTGTCTTGCTGCATAGTTCAATGTGAACTAACATTCAAAGTAAGCAATTGTAATAATTCAGAAACTGACATAATTGTGTATAGAAAGAAAATACTGAAAAGCTCAGGAAGGACCTACCTATTTCAACATTTTTCCAAACAACAACTAAATTGTCTCACTCTGTCGTCACCCCAGTGGCCACTTTGGGCAGGTGAGGGAGGTGCGCGAGCGGGCCACAGGGGCTCGCTGGGCTGGGAAATTCCTGAAGATCAGGAAGTGCGCTAGCAGCCGGCTGGGCATGGAGAGGAAGAATGTGGAACGGGAGGTTGAGGTGCTGCAGGCCCTACAGCATCCCAACATCATGGCCCTGAAGGATGTGTTTGAGAGCCGGGCCGAGGTGGTGCTGGTGCTGGAGCTGTGAGTGTAGGGGGGAGGTCTGACATGAGATACATGCAGGGCAAGTCATTCATTTCCGATGATGTGGCTGAATTATGTAGTAGAGTTagtttttgggtggagttttcctctatcttttggtatttgtttcattagtccattgttgatataatcccaaaatgttttggatgtcagcaatcaagttttcaagatatataaCTTTCGAAATACAGCCTGTTTGATGCATTTTGTTTGCATCATATGATGCTGCTTGGGCGGTATCTAGATTGTCGTACCTTCAAATATTAGACAGCAaggctcttgatccaggaggggattctcTACTGTTACCAAGTGAAGCTTGATTTTGGAAGAAGCTAGTCACTTAGATAGatggctaactagctactaaatgAACACACCGAATGCACAACTGCAGAGCATTTAGCACATTTTAGACAGTTAACTTaatatcacatcaaatcaaatttatttatatagcccttcgtacatcagctgatatctcaaagtgctgtacagaaacccagcctaaaaccccaaacagcaagcaatgcaggtgtagaagcacggtggctaggaaaaactccctagaaaggccaaaacctaggaagaaacctagagaggaaccaggctatgtggggtggccagtcctcttctggctgtgccgggtggagattataacagaacatagccaagatgttcaaatgttcataaatgaccagcatggtcgaataataataaggcagaacagttgaaactggagcagcagcacagtcaggtggactggggacagcaaggagtcatcatgtcaggtagtcctggggcacggtcctagggctcaggtcctccgagagagagaaagaaagagagaattagagagagcatatgtggggtggccagtcctcttctggctgtgccgggtggagattataacagaacatggccaaaatgttcataaatgaccagcatggtcgaataataataaggcagaacagttgaaactggagcagcagcatggccaggtggactggggacagcaaggagtcatcatgtcaggtagtcctggggcatggtcctagggatcaggtcctccgagagagagaaagaaagagagaaggagagaattagagaacgcagacttagattcacacaggacaccgaataggacaggagaagtactccagatataacaaactgaccctagccccccgacacaaactactgcagcataaatactggaggctggagGCTGTTCATCTAATAGTTACAAGATATTTAACTGGCAAACATTTAGTTATCAGTACCAGACTATCAGTATGCTTTATAATGAAAAATTgcgacaggtgaaatgaagaacgcaatcTTTTTTTATATCctaacgtattgcacaagttgactgcaggtatttaattaaaaagtagctacaaatatgataatttattttaaaacatCAAATAAATAGTTTAAATGGTTATTAACGGTATTGAAAAACCATGCCGTGGCTATTTACAAATACCctggtatacagtgccttcagaaattattcataccccttgacttaatccacattttgttgtgttacagcttgaattaaAAATatacttttctctctcccccatctacaCCCAAtaacacataatgacaaagtaaaaacgtgtttttagaaatgtttgctaatttattgaaaatgaaatacagaaatatctaattgacATAAGTTTTCATACCTCTgactcaatactttgtagaagtaccttgggcagcgattacagatgtgagtctttctctaagagctttccacacctggattgtggaaCATTAGCCCATTATCCTTTTCAaaattgatcattgctagacaaccattttcaggtctcaccATTtggttttcaagtagatttaagtcaaaactgtaactcggccactcaggaacattctctgtcttcttggtaagcaactccagtgtagatgtgaccttgtgttttaggttattgtcttgctgaaagatTATTTCATCTCTCAGTGTCTGGTGAAGAGCAAACTgatccaggttttcctctaggattttgcctgtgcttagctctattcagtttatttttgatcctgtccttaatgattacaagcatacacatagcatgatgcagccacccctatgcttgaaaatatggagagtggtacttactcagtaatgtgctgtatttgatttgccccaaacataacactttgtattcaggacaaaaacggAATTGctttttgccacattttttgcagtattactttagtgtcttgttgcaaacaggatgtaatGTGTATTTTTAAAATTCTGTATAGGCCTCATTTTTTTCAGTCTGTCAGTTAGGTTAGccttgtggagtaactacaatgttgttgatccattggcctcatggtgaaatccctgagtggtttccttcctctctggcatctgagttaggaaggatggcTGTATCTTTGTGACAGggtttattgatacaccatccaaagtgtaagtaataacttcaccaggctcaaagggatattcaatgtctgcttttttacccatctaccaatagataCCCGTCATTGCAAGGCTTtgtaaaacctccctggtctttgtggtttaatctgtgtttgaaattcactgctcgactgagggaccttacagataattgcatgtgtggtgtacagagatgaggtagtcattcaaaaatcatgtaaaACACGAGTATTGCACATATAGTGAGTCTATGCAacctattatgtgacttgttaaacacatttctactcctgaacttCTTTAGGCTTCCCATTACAGGTTAATgtcttgactcaagacatttcagcttttcatttttaattcatttgtaaaaatgtctacaacatgattccattttgacattatggggtattgtgtgtaggccagcaaCAAAATGtctaattcaggctgtaacacaacaaaatgtggaaaagtgaagGTGTGTGTATGGTATACCACCCAAGCCTAATGATGCGTTTCGGATCATATGATGCTAAATGCATCACACtgcctgtatttctgtattttgaaagttatatcTTAAACCTTATTGCTGACATGCGAAACATTTTAGgtctatatcaacaatggactaatgaaacaaataccataAGTTTATTGGGGGAATTTTCCTTTAAGTTCTGAcacctctccatttctcctcgTTCCTCTTTCAGTATTAGTGGAGGAGAGCTGTTTGACTTCATTGCTGAGAAGGAGAACCTGACTGAGAGCGACGCCATCGACTTCATGAAGCAGATACTACTGGGCGTGGGCTTTATGCACAACAAACAAATAGGCCATTTTGACTTAAAGGTAAATTATGCTAGTGTTGATTTGACATATGATCCAACTTCTTTAGTTTGTTCTCACTCTATATGATATTTAAGAATCCAGTGCTGCAATAGTCTGTAGTAGTGGTTTACACTAACCTCCCCAATAACACTGCTAAAGTAGTATTACACATACAAATAGTACTACACAGcttgttcatttatttattttaggtATGAGTGCTTAATGTGAAAAGAGCATATCTGTATTCATCCATCCCAAAACCACACAAACATGCTGACACTGCTACTTATTAGTGCAAACGTCCATGTCGCATGCTCATGTTTGTATCCACAGCTGCCACTAAAGGGAGTGTGCCTGTGCACTAGGGTGTTGAAGAACATGCTGTTCACGGTCCGGTCGGTCAGCATGCTGCTGACCTTTATGGTCAGATTGTCCTAATTTTGCATGTAAAATGTGTACTCCCCTTCCACGATCAGCCGGAAAACATCATGCTGTCGGACAAGATGGCACCAAACCCCGACATTAAGATCATTGACTTTGGGCTGGCCCACTGCTTGCAGTCGGGGGAGGAGTACAGGTGCATGAGTGGCACCCCCCAGTACATTTGTGAGTAGTACAGTCCTTTCATATGAGTTAGGACCTGTTTAAATACTATTTACATTCATGCATCCTTCCCCTCTACCTATAGTTGTTGTGAATAACTTATTGACATGACTGGATTCTTGAGGGCTTTGTAGTGAAACCTATTGCTTACATTGTATGCAAATTGTCACACCAGTGATTACTTTTAGGAAGGAAACAGAAGAAAAGGACAAGGACAGACTAAGCTACGTTCAGGACTGTTTCTGCCACCATGGTGGATCAGTCAGAATGTGAATCCGGAGATGTAGCAGTAATCCAGGTTTAGGGGTATTTATTACACAGTTGAACACGGGAACGAACAGAGGCACACGGGGGAGGGCTTGGAATGGAGTTAGGGCTTGTAAGGCCGGTAGGAAGGATGTGACTTGTAAGGCCTTGGAGATAGGATTGGATGTGGTGGTCTGGAAGGGATATACAAAAGGGAGACGTTAGAAACACATCAACATAAAAAAAAGTGCAGACAGGACAAAGTAGTACCAAGTGACTTACAGAGAATGGACTTAAGACTACAAACTAAGGAGGCTGCCAGGACTAAACATAAAAGGTAATTATCATAGCATGGACATAAAGGATACAACATAAGTTCAGGAAGCATAAAATACATGGTTGACATTTTACTCCTACAACTTAAGGCACCCTCATCATCACAAGAAAGGCAGGGCCACACCCCTTGGCATCACTGAGCAAACTATTCTAGTGTGTAGGAAGGAGCATGCTGGTTAAATGGGGAACTGAAAGTGGTGAAAAGGGCAGAGGAGGGGTGATTTGGGAGTGGAAACAGGTGTGGTGGAAAGGGGCAGATACGTTATTAAAGAATTTGAACAAGCCCCTTGTAATGTAGTGCCTATGTGGCTGAGGTCTCTTCTGTGGAAGTGAGCTCCTATTTCTAGGTCCAGGTGTTTCCATGGAGACAGTACAAGAAGTGCAGTGTCATGATCTGTGTTGATGGTTTTATGATAAACTAGGGTGGTTGCAATTCCAATTGAAACAGGAAGCGATTTGTTTGGTCTAGGAAAGTTGCCATTTCAGGGCATAACTACATTACCCTCCAACCCAGATAATTTCAGCAACCTCTTATCAATATAGTAATTATATTCTACATATTTAGTAAtatatgacaaagcaaaataatCCTTAGAATCCTATTAGATTTTGAAACAACTGGTAGTTTGCCCCAAGACACACATCTCAAGCTGTCAAACACTATCTGCTTCAACACAGATTTGGTCAGCATGATAAGGTTGGCATGGTTACAAAGCTGGCCCTGTTTGGAATTCAAATGTGTTTGCCCAGCAGTAGCAGATAAAGTACTATAGGTTTAAATAATACAATGCGACTGGTGGAGGAAGTTATCTCAAAGTCACTGGCGTTGTTTGACTGGTAGAACCAATCTATGAATGGTTTTCTGATAAATGCAGTGTTCAGTTTGCATTCTTGAAAATGAAAATGTTTCCTTCACAGTAGGTGTGAAGTCTGATAGGCCATTGGGATTTGCGTATGTTTCAAGAATGCAGCTACATGCATAGACAAGTCTCTCAGATTGCTTTACTGCCATGAAATACCATTTGTAGATATTGCCAAAGCAGTATAGTGGTACAGCATTTCAGTAAATACAGTACAATGCAATGAGGATAATGAAATACAGTTCATTtcagcagtaataataataatagtacatACAACTCCAAAATTATTGTGACATTGacccattttttgttgttgtttgtctctgTACTACAACACTGCATTTGaaattatacattatagtatgaggttgttggatgcatttgctgtttgttttgattGTGTTTCAGATCATTTTGTGCCCAATAATAATCcgtggtaaataatgtattgtgtcattttggagtcacttttattgtaaataagaatagaatatgtttctaatcacttctacattaatgtggctGCTAGcatgattacggatagtcctgaatgaattgtgaataatgatgagtgagaaagttacagacgcacaaatatcatacccccaagacgtgctaacctctcagcattataataacaggggaggttagcatttttgtgCAGGTATGATATTTGAGTGTCTAACTTTCTCAATCATATTCCAAACTTTATTGTATCatctcaaatccaaagtgctggagtacagagccaaaacaacaaaacatttgtcaCAGTCCCAAtacatctctccctttctcagccCCTGAAGTGATCAACTACGAACCTCTGAGCACAGCTGTGGACAtgtggtgagtgtgtgtaccACCACCTCTCccaacatacacactcacacacacacttgcatataCAGACACCTAAATGGAACCTCAAAACACACACCCATCCCACACCTCTTGCTACCCAATAATAACCTCTTGGAAGGGGGAcattctttatatatatatacttgggATGCGTTCAGGCATGTGTAGGCACGCTCTCTCCTTTCCCTAAAAACACAGTGTGACTGTTTCTGGTTGAATGCATTAGCTTCACTCTGAGTTCAGCCACTCTTAAACAATCCGATTCTCTAGTGGGTTTCGGCTAGATACTGTGTTGTTTTCTTTACACAGAGATGAACTGTTTTGAGTCTAAAGGGTCGGATTTAATTGTAGTACAGTGGAATATGAGTGTACCTAGACGCGCTACACCCCAGCGTTAATAAATGGTGCAAAAATATAAGGACTTTGGGGGGGAAAAACAACTTTCCCCAGGACACTTCACATTGTGACTATCCCCGAAAAAGTAAATGAGCATTCAGATGTCTGTGTTGATCTTTGAGGTTTATTTTAGGGACAAACACAGGCTTATGTTTTCGATGTGTCATACCCCTTCCCCAGAGCCTCAGGCAGGAAAATGTTAGAGGAAGCTGATTATAGTACATTTGGAAATACGAACGCAAACATTAAAAACTACTCACCACAACAGCTCTGTCTACATCCTTTGGAATAAAGTTAAGATATTGAGATAAGAACTGAGCCTCTCTAGGGCCTCCATGAACAAAATAACCACATGACTGTTAGATCTTTGTTTGTGTTTACATCCCCCTATAGGAGCATCGGAGTGATCACCTACATACTGTAAGTTGAGGGAGAAAAGGGGGGTGCTAGTGTACATTTGGATTTACACATATGCTCAATTCCAAATCAACCCGTAGCCTACTATAACCCTATACAAATGTGACAATATTGCCATTTTCCTCTGTTGACTTGGAATTGGGCTATAGTAACAGCAACCTTCTTTTCCCCGACTCCGCTTATTTTTCCAGACTGAGTGGTTTGTCCCCGTTCCAAGGGGACACGGACGAGGAGACACTGAGGAACATCATAGCCCTGAACTACAAGTTTGACGACCACCACTTCAGCATGACCAGCGCCATGGCTAAAGACTtcatccagaagctctttgtgaAAGATCAGAAGTAAGTAATGCATTGGTCATGGGTAATTTGGCCAACTAGGATGTCCTTTTACGATGTCAAGAACAAATATGGATCGGTGACTGTAATAGTGAATGGATCACTTATTTTGTGACTTTGTACCTATCGTAAATGGACAGATACTTGTTTTTTTCAGCCACTATTGATAGAATAGGAACTCTGTATTGTATGAATATATCACCCTTTGTCTGGCTGCCTGTGGTTGCCATtgtttgtctgcctgtctctgtgtagtgaaaTAATGACAGCTGAGAATGACGGCTTTTTCCCCCAGCTGCTTTTAATAGAATATGAACTTACATGTTTGAAATTAATAGATTACCCTTTGACTGTATGTGGCTgccactgcctgcctgcctgtctgcctttctctgtttgtctgtctgtgtgccgaTCATtattgtctctctgtcggtctgtctctgtgtagtgagaGAATGACCGCTGAGGAGTGTCTACACCACCCCTGGATCAAGGTGAGAGTCGGCAGCACAAGGCTTTGCTCCCGACAAATGGTTTAATATTGCACGTTTAATATGTGTACTTGTTA
It includes:
- the LOC115131507 gene encoding death-associated protein kinase 2-like yields the protein MAVFNMLENVEDLYEIGEVLGSGHFGQVREVRERATGARWAGKFLKIRKCASSRLGMERKNVEREVEVLQALQHPNIMALKDVFESRAEVVLVLELISGGELFDFIAEKENLTESDAIDFMKQILLGVGFMHNKQIGHFDLKPENIMLSDKMAPNPDIKIIDFGLAHCLQSGEEYRCMSGTPQYISPEVINYEPLSTAVDMWSIGVITYILLSGLSPFQGDTDEETLRNIIALNYKFDDHHFSMTSAMAKDFIQKLFVKDQNERMTAEECLHHPWIKPLTRTQVANRNRSSINMKTFKKFNAKRKWKMSYNMVWMCNRLHRLKLLCKTSALAGEELRPCESDQEDTETKPASLIRRRLSNSS